From the genome of Aspergillus fumigatus Af293 chromosome 1, whole genome shotgun sequence, one region includes:
- a CDS encoding putative mitochondrial 2-oxodicarboxylate carrier protein: protein MSSSNQKPLPFAYQFAAGAVAGVSEILVMYPLDVVKTRVQLQSNVVTSAAEERYNGMFDCFRKIVKNEGFSRLYRGISAPILMEAPKRATKFAANDSWGSFYRGLFGAQKQTQSLAVLTGATAGATEAFVVVPFELVKIRLQDRASAGKYNGMLDVVRKIIATEGPLAMYNGLESTLWRHILWNGGYFGCIFQVRAQLPAAEPGNKSQQTRNDLIAGTIGGIAGTVLNTPMDVVKSRIQNSPKVAGQVPKYNWAWPAVGTVMKEEGFGALYKGFIPKVLRLGPGGGILLVVFTGVMDFFRKIRGE, encoded by the exons CGTCCAGCAACCAAAAGCCTCTTCCGTTTGCCTACCAGTTCGCCGCTGGAGCTGTCGCTGGTGTATCAGAG ATTCTTGTCAT GTACCCATTGGATGTCGTCAAGACACGAGT GCAACTTCAATCCAATGTCGTTACCTCCGCTGCAGAGGAAAGATACAATGGCATGTTTGATTGTTTCCGCAAGATCGTCAAGAACGAAGG ATTCTCACGTCTATACCGCGGTATCTCGGCCCCCATCCTGATGGAGGCTCCCAAGCGTGCGACCAAGTTCGCCGCCAACGACAGCTGGGGCTCCTTCTACCGGGGACTGTTCGGCGCGCAGAAGCAGACACAGTCGTTGGCCGTGCTGACAGGTGCCACCGCGGGCGCCACCGAGGCCTTTGTGGTCGTGCCCTTTGAGCTGGTCAAGATCCGTCTGCAGGATCGCGCTTCCGCAGGCAAGTACAACGGTATGCTGGACGTGGTGCGCAAGATCATCGCCACGGAGGGTCCTCTTGCCATGTACAACGGCCTCGAGTCGACGCTGTGGCGTCACATCCTCTGGAACGGCGGCTACTTCGGCTGCATCTTCCAAGTCCGCGCGCAGCTCCCCGCTGCCGAACCCGGCAACAAGTCCCAGCAGACCCGCAACGACCTGATCGCGGGTACCATCGGTGGTATCGCGGGTACCGTCCTCAACACCCCCATGGACGTCGTCAAGTCGCGCATCCAAAACTCCCCCAAGGTCGCCGGCCAGGTGCCCAAGTACAACTGGGCCTGGCCTGCCGTTGGCACCGTCATGAAGGAAGAAGGCTTCGGCGCCCTCTACAAGGGTTTCATCCCCAAGGTGCTCCGTCTCGGTCCCGGTGGTGGTATTCTGCTCGTTGTTTTCACGGGTGTCATGGACTTTTTCCGTAAGATTCGTGGCGAGTAA
- a CDS encoding basic helix-loop-helix domain-containing protein: MSEASIFIKSDPDDHNNNHFMMSQNGYSLNNQFGNSNEAVDPSELTMQNSGFMSYPFGSQQNMSSSFNFGNSGIDTDELLDLEINGQNGLPRDTSMNFMQDHSGAGISMSHPGHMSQMYSNTPEGAPMHSPFIHSFNYDHFRGLNQQQHNPSHLQGSHFEQSYVNSKARPSLQAIDRTSSDGRSPMTPKTPALGALTLGTPESGSFPTQPIRTGLQPRHQKTLSNQWDGTPGSAHSFGMESPISSPGHPSHHAAISEILKSGKHASLPAKVDTHIPGSAQDLESQEAKRRRRRASHNLVERRRRDNINERIQDLSHLVPQHRLEDDKVRKQLVNNSAMSGNGSSSNAATSLLAGGNGRRATAGNITMGLPIEEKEKGPNKGDILNGAVGWMRDLMWALHVKLQQESELAELITSLGGTWPFEQTEEEKRMRSEILDALEKNDPSTFTYSRGPGSGLRVPKHTNLAGEPISQNGALSPQSLSPSYNSGGSSNGGNSGQAQYWNSSGHAGMSFKEEDEYAMEMQ; this comes from the coding sequence ATGAGCGAAGCGAGCATTTTCATCAAGAGCGATCCAGACGATCACAACAACAATCACTTCATGATGTCGCAGAACGGCTACTCCCTAAACAATCAATTTGGAAACTCCAACGAGGCCGTGGATCCCTCGGAGCTGACCATGCAGAACAGCGGTTTCATGTCCTACCCGTTCGGGTCACAACAGAATATGTCATCAAGCTTCAACTTTGGGAACTCTGGAATCGATACAGACGAATTGCTGGACCTGGAAATCAACGGTCAGAATGGGCTCCCACGAGATACCAGCATGAACTTCATGCAGGATCACTCCGGTGCTGGCATTTCTATGAGCCATCCCGGCCATATGTCGCAGATGTATTCCAACACTCCTGAAGGGGCTCCGATGCACAGCCCCTTCATCCACAGTTTCAATTATGATCATTTCCGCGGTCTGAACCAGCAACAACACAATCCCTCCCATCTCCAGGGTTCCCATTTCGAGCAGAGCTACGTCAACTCCAAGGCACGCCCGAGTCTACAGGCGATCGACCGCACATCTTCCGATGGACGCAGCCCCATGACCCCTAAAACTCCAGCTTTGGGTGCCCTGACTCTTGGAACTCCGGAATCTGGTAGTTTCCCTACACAACCGATCCGTACTGGATTGCAACCACGGCATCAGAAGACTCTGTCCAACCAGTGGGATGGCACCCCCGGAAGCGCCCACTCCTTCGGTATGGAGTCCCCCATTTCGTCGCCGGGCCATCCCTCTCATCATGCCGCTATCTCGGAGATCCTCAAGTCTGGCAAGCATGCCTCTTTGCCAGCCAAGGTTGATACACACATTCCGGGAAGCGCCCAGGATTTAGAATCACAAGAAGCAAAGCGTCGGCGCCGAAGAGCTTCGCACAACCTGGTCGAGCGCCGTCGGCGAGACAACATTAACGAGCGTATTCAGGATCTCTCGCACCTCGTACCACAACATCGTCTGGAGGATGACAAGGTCCGGAAACAGCTCGTCAATAACAGTGCCATGTCAGGAAATGGATCCAGTTCAAACGCAGCCACTTCTCTCCTGGCCGGTGGCAATGGCCGTCGTGCTACTGCTGGTAACATCACTATGGGTCTTcccatcgaggagaaggagaagggcccTAACAAGGGTGACATCCTGAACGGTGCCGTGGGTTGGATGCGTGACTTGATGTGGGCTCTTCATGTTaagctgcagcaggagtCTGAGCTCGCGGAATTGATCACTAGTCTCGGAGGCACCTGGCCGTTTGAacagacggaggaggagaagcgcatGCGGAGTGAGATTCTGGACGCTTTGGAGAAGAACGATCCTAGCACCTTCACTTACAGCCGAGGACCCGGGAGCGGCTTGAGAGTGCCCAAGCATACCAACTTAGCGGGCGAGCCCATTTCCCAAAACGGGGCGCTGAGCCCGCAGAGTCTCAGCCCGTCCTACAACAGTGGTGGCAGCAGCAACGGCGGGAACTCGGGTCAAGCACAATATTGGAACAGCTCCGGTCACGCGGGAATGAgcttcaaggaagaagatgagtACGCAATGGAGATGCAGTAA